The Musa acuminata AAA Group cultivar baxijiao chromosome BXJ2-2, Cavendish_Baxijiao_AAA, whole genome shotgun sequence genome has a segment encoding these proteins:
- the LOC135604801 gene encoding uncharacterized protein LOC135604801: MGLLRYPNPMKAIHKDWSKYYRFHRDYGHDTEDCRDLQNQIEDLIRRVTSGAISRNPGNRLHAPRDPSKDRLMSSSEDRQLAIVALNDEEGLRPERGREKCPRPELKPEITFGAGEVKCSHHDDALVIFIRIAKAQVKRVMIDTRSSADVLYLDAFKKLSLTKEDLTPMVSTLTRFMRDFISPLETTILPITIGEELRAKTIMTTFMVIDLPSAYNVILGRSMLNKLKAVVSTYHRAIKFPTSAGIGESRSDPIESR, from the coding sequence ATGGGTCTCTTGCGATATCCCAACCCCATGAAAGCTATTCACAAAGACTGGTCCAAATATTACAGGTTCCACCGAGACTATGGCCATGACACGGAAGACTGTCGCGACCTCCAAAATCAAATCGAGGACTTAATCCGAAGAGTCACCTCGGGCGCTATTTCAAGGAACCCCGGGAACCGACTCCATGCCCCAAGGGACCCGTCAAAAGATAGATTGATGTCATCTTCGGAGGACCGACAGCTAGCGATAGTAGCTCTCAATGACGAGGAAGGCCTACGCCCGGAGCGCGGTCGAGAAAAATGTCCTCGACCCGAGCTCAAGCCTGAAATCACTTTCGGAGCCGGAGAGGTCAAGTGCTCCCATCacgatgatgctttggtgatcttcATTCGGATCGCCAAAGCTCAGGTCAAAAGAGTAATGATCGACACCAGGAGTTCTGCCGACGTGTTGTACCTCGATGCCTTTAAGAAGCTCAGCTTGACTAAAGAGGACCTCACCCCCATGGTGTCAACGCTCACTAGGTTCATGAGAGATTTCATCTCCCCGCTCGAGACCACCATCCTTCCTATCACCATCGGGGAAGAGCTGAGGGCCAAGACAATaatgactaccttcatggtaATCGATCTACCCTCGGCCTATAATGTCATCCTCGGTCGATCGATGCTCAACAAGTTGAAAGCAGTGGTGTCCACCTACCACCGGGCCATTAAGTTTCCAACTTCGGCAGGGATCGGGGAATCCCGAAGCGATCCTATAGAATCAAGGTGA